A region of Arabidopsis thaliana chromosome 5, partial sequence DNA encodes the following proteins:
- a CDS encoding RING/U-box superfamily protein (RING/U-box superfamily protein; FUNCTIONS IN: zinc ion binding; LOCATED IN: endomembrane system; EXPRESSED IN: 12 plant structures; EXPRESSED DURING: 6 growth stages; CONTAINS InterPro DOMAIN/s: Zinc finger, RING-type (InterPro:IPR001841), Zinc finger, C3HC4 RING-type (InterPro:IPR018957); BEST Arabidopsis thaliana protein match is: RING/U-box superfamily protein (TAIR:AT5G53110.1); Has 1807 Blast hits to 1807 proteins in 277 species: Archae - 0; Bacteria - 0; Metazoa - 736; Fungi - 347; Plants - 385; Viruses - 0; Other Eukaryotes - 339 (source: NCBI BLink).), with amino-acid sequence MSPISPPASGVGLGYGIAIAVSILVLISFIMLASYICIRSKSTGRDEATSDVVLDLPSPAAEVKLGLDRPVIESYPRIVLGDSRRLPRPNNGPCSICLCDYEAREPVRCIPECNHCFHTDCVDEWLRTSATCPLCRNSPAPSRLATPLSDLVPLAFQIR; translated from the coding sequence ATGTCTCCTATAAGTCCTCCTGCCAGTGGGGTTGGGCTTGGCTACGGTATAGCCATCGCCGTAAGCATCTTGGTTCTCATATCTTTTATAATGCTGGCCTCATACATCTGCATAAGGTCAAAATCTACAGGAAGAGACGAAGCCACTAGTGACGTAGTTCTTGACTTGCCGTCTCCCGCGGCTGAGGTGAAGCTCGGTCTAGACCGGCCAGTGATAGAGTCATATCCAAGGATAGTGTTGGGAGATAGCCGGAGATTACCGAGGCCCAACAACGGCCCATGTTCGATATGTCTATGTGATTACGAGGCTAGGGAACCCGTTCGGTGTATACCGGAATGTAATCACTGCTTCCACACTGATTGTGTTGATGAGTGGCTCCGGACAAGTGCTACGTGTCCTCTTTGTAGGAACTCACCGGCTCCCTCTAGGCTAGCCACACCCTTATCCGACTTAGTCCCACTCGCCTTTCAAATCAGGTGA
- the UMAMIT9 gene encoding nodulin MtN21 /EamA-like transporter family protein (nodulin MtN21 /EamA-like transporter family protein; LOCATED IN: membrane; CONTAINS InterPro DOMAIN/s: Protein of unknown function DUF6, transmembrane (InterPro:IPR000620); BEST Arabidopsis thaliana protein match is: nodulin MtN21 /EamA-like transporter family protein (TAIR:AT2G40900.1); Has 30201 Blast hits to 17322 proteins in 780 species: Archae - 12; Bacteria - 1396; Metazoa - 17338; Fungi - 3422; Plants - 5037; Viruses - 0; Other Eukaryotes - 2996 (source: NCBI BLink).): protein MSMEEISSCESFLTSSKPYFAMISLQFGYAGMNIITKISLNTGMSHYVLVVYRHAIATAVIAPFAFFFERKAQPKITFSIFMQLFILGLLGPVIDQNFYYMGLKYTSPTFSCAMSNMLPAMTFILAVLFRMEMLDLKKLWCQAKIAGTVVTVAGAMLMTIYKGPIVELFWTKYMHIQDSSHANTTSSKNSSSDKEFLKGSILLIFATLAWASLFVLQAKILKTYAKHQLSLTTLICFIGTLQAVAVTFVMEHNPSAWRIGWDMNLLAAAYSGIVASSISYYVQGIVMKKRGPVFATAFSPLMMVIVAVMGSFVLAEKIFLGGVIGAVLIVIGLYAVLWGKQKENQVTICELAKIDSNSKVTEDVEANGSKMKISEGDNSMLSTIVISVPLSETHLKKTIQEP from the exons ATGTCGATGGAGGAGATTAGTAGCTGTGAGAGCTTTCTCACAAGCTCTAAACCCTACTTCGCCATGATATCTCTCCAGTTTGGCTACGCCGGCATGAATATAATTACCAAAATATCCCTCAACACCGGTATGAGCCACTATGTCCTTGTCGTCTACCGCCATGCAATTGCCACCGCCGTTATTGCAccctttgctttcttcttcgaaaG GAAGGCTCAGCCGAAAATAACGTTCTCCATTTTCATGCAACTATTCATTCTCGGCCTTCTTGG gCCAGTGATCGATCAAAACTTCTACTACATGGGGCTGAAATATACGTCCCCAACGTTCTCATGCGCCATGAGTAACATGCTTCCGGCCATGACCTTTATCTTGGCTGTACTATTCCG GATGGAGATGTTGGACCTGAAGAAACTGTGGTGTCAGGCGAAAATAGCCGGAACGGTAGTGACAGTGGCGGGAGCGATGCTAATGACAATTTACAAAGGACCCATCGTTGAGCTATTTTGGACCAAATATATGCATATTCAAGACTCTTCACATGCTAATACGACGTCGTCTAAGAACTCATCAAGTGATAAGGAATTCCTCAAAGGCTCCATCCTCCTAATCTTTGCAACACTCGCTTGGGCCTCCCTCTTTGTTCTACAG GCAAAGATACTAAAGACGTACGCGAAGCATCAGCTTTCTCTAACAACACTAATTTGCTTCATCGGAACACTACAAGCAGTTGCTGTGACGTTTGTGATGGAACACAACCCCTCTGCTTGGAGAATTGGCTGGGACATGAACCTCCTTGCCGCCGCTTACTCT GGGATTGTGGCATCAAGTATCTCATACTATGTGCAAGGGatagtgatgaagaaaagaggaCCTGTGTTTGCTACTGCCTTTAGTCCTTTGATGATGGTTATTGTTGCTGTCATGGGTTCTTTTGTCTTGGCAGAAAAAATCTTCCTTGGAGG GGTGATTGGTGCGGTACTGATTGTAATTGGACTGTATGCTGTCTTATGGGGAAAGCAAAAGGAGAATCAAGTGACTATATGTGAACTAGCCAAGATTGACTCAAATAGTAAAGTAACTGAAGATGTGGAAGCTAATGGATCTAAAATGAAAATCTCGGAAGGGGATAACTCTATGCTCTCTACGATTGTAATCAGCGTACCACTGTCGGAAACACATTTGAAAAAGACTATCCAAGAGCCATGA
- the MAC5C gene encoding CCCH-type zinc fingerfamily protein with RNA-binding domain-containing protein (CCCH-type zinc fingerfamily protein with RNA-binding domain; FUNCTIONS IN: RNA binding, zinc ion binding, nucleic acid binding; INVOLVED IN: biological_process unknown; LOCATED IN: cellular_component unknown; EXPRESSED IN: stem, sepal, flower; EXPRESSED DURING: petal differentiation and expansion stage; CONTAINS InterPro DOMAIN/s: Zinc finger, CCCH-type (InterPro:IPR000571), RNA recognition motif, RNP-1 (InterPro:IPR000504); BEST Arabidopsis thaliana protein match is: CCCH-type zinc fingerfamily protein with RNA-binding domain (TAIR:AT1G07360.1).) produces MSHRDHGADGWESADFPITCESCFGDNPYMRMTRADYDKECKICSRPFTAFRWRPGRNARFKKTEICQTCSKLKNVCQVCLLDLGFGLPVQVRDSALNINSHYSVPMSHVNREYFADEHDPKTRAGLDYESSFGKMQPNDTILKLQRRTPSYEKNRPKICSFYTIGQCKRGAECSFRHEMPETGELSHQNIRDRYYSVNDPVAMKLLRKAGEMGTLEPPEDESIKTLYVGGLNSRIFEQDIHDHFYAYGEMESIRVMAEDGKYDQSGSNQQQQGSIAHTGLISQQQNQHSQMQQYYMQPPPPNEYSHYPSMDTQRMGAAFSTQESDGSSTSENNRAYSSYSYPMPPHQPGNLAFE; encoded by the exons ATGTCTCACAGGGATCATGGAGCCGATGGATGGGAAAGCGCCGATTTCCCAATCACCTGCGAATCTTGCTTCGGTGACAATCCGTACATGCGAATG ACCCGAGCGGATTATGATAAGGAATGCAAGATATGTAGTCGTCCTTTCACAGCTTTTAGGTGGCGACCAGGCCGGAATGCTAGATTCAAGAAAACCGAGATTTGTCAAACTTGCTCTAAGCTAAAAAATGTATGCCAAGTCTGTCTTCTGGATCTCGGTTTTGGTCTTCCTGTTCAGGTCAGAGACTCAGCACTCAATATTAATTCTCACTACTCTGTCCCAATGAGCCATGTCAACAGAGAGTACTTTGCTGACGAGCATGACCCAAAG ACTAGAGCTGGACTGGATTATGAATCTTCATTTGGGAAGATGCAACCTAATGATACTATTTTAAAGCTTCAGAGAAGAACACCTTCCTATGAAAAGAACCGGCCAAAAATTTGTAGTTTCTACACCATTGGTCAGTGTAAAAGAGGTGCCGAATGTTCATTCCGGCATGAGATGCCCGAAACAGGAGAGCTATCCCATCAAAACATAAGAGATCGTTATTATAG TGTAAATGATCCAGTCGCGATGAAGTTACTCAGAAAAGCTGGTGAGATGGGCACTTTGGAACCACCAGAGGATGAAAGCATCAAAACACTTTACGTCGGTGGACTTAACTCAAGAATCTTTGAGCAGGACATACATGACCACTTCTACGCTTATGGAGAAATGGAATCTATCAGAGTCATGGCCGAGGATGGCAAATATGATCAAAGTGGTTCAAACCAACAGCAACAGGGCAGTATCGCTCATACTGGATTAATATCTCAGCAGCAGAATCAACACTCACAAATGCAGCAGTACTATATGCAGCCACCACCACCTAACGAATACAGTCATTACCCATCAATGGACACGCAGAGAATGGGTGCAGCCTTTTCAACCCAAGAGAGTGATGGTTCAAGCACCAGTGAGAACAACAGAGCTTATTCTTCTTACTCTTACCCGATGCCACCACACCAGCC AGGTAACTTAgcttttgaatga
- the MAC5C gene encoding CCCH-type zinc fingerfamily protein with RNA-binding domain-containing protein (CCCH-type zinc fingerfamily protein with RNA-binding domain; FUNCTIONS IN: RNA binding, zinc ion binding, nucleic acid binding; INVOLVED IN: biological_process unknown; LOCATED IN: cellular_component unknown; EXPRESSED IN: stem, sepal, flower; EXPRESSED DURING: petal differentiation and expansion stage; CONTAINS InterPro DOMAIN/s: Zinc finger, CCCH-type (InterPro:IPR000571), RNA recognition motif, RNP-1 (InterPro:IPR000504); BEST Arabidopsis thaliana protein match is: CCCH-type zinc fingerfamily protein with RNA-binding domain (TAIR:AT1G07360.1); Has 1807 Blast hits to 1807 proteins in 277 species: Archae - 0; Bacteria - 0; Metazoa - 736; Fungi - 347; Plants - 385; Viruses - 0; Other Eukaryotes - 339 (source: NCBI BLink).), with translation MSHRDHGADGWESADFPITCESCFGDNPYMRMTRADYDKECKICSRPFTAFRWRPGRNARFKKTEICQTCSKLKNVCQVCLLDLGFGLPVQVRDSALNINSHYSVPMSHVNREYFADEHDPKTRAGLDYESSFGKMQPNDTILKLQRRTPSYEKNRPKICSFYTIGQCKRGAECSFRHEMPETGELSHQNIRDRYYSVNDPVAMKLLRKAGEMGTLEPPEDESIKTLYVGGLNSRIFEQDIHDHFYAYGEMESIRVMAEDGKYDQSGSNQQQQGSIAHTGLISQQQNQHSQMQQYYMQPPPPNEYSHYPSMDTQRMGAAFSTQESDGSSTSENNRAYSSYSYPMPPHQPYPTPPPYIDIYIYI, from the exons ATGTCTCACAGGGATCATGGAGCCGATGGATGGGAAAGCGCCGATTTCCCAATCACCTGCGAATCTTGCTTCGGTGACAATCCGTACATGCGAATG ACCCGAGCGGATTATGATAAGGAATGCAAGATATGTAGTCGTCCTTTCACAGCTTTTAGGTGGCGACCAGGCCGGAATGCTAGATTCAAGAAAACCGAGATTTGTCAAACTTGCTCTAAGCTAAAAAATGTATGCCAAGTCTGTCTTCTGGATCTCGGTTTTGGTCTTCCTGTTCAGGTCAGAGACTCAGCACTCAATATTAATTCTCACTACTCTGTCCCAATGAGCCATGTCAACAGAGAGTACTTTGCTGACGAGCATGACCCAAAG ACTAGAGCTGGACTGGATTATGAATCTTCATTTGGGAAGATGCAACCTAATGATACTATTTTAAAGCTTCAGAGAAGAACACCTTCCTATGAAAAGAACCGGCCAAAAATTTGTAGTTTCTACACCATTGGTCAGTGTAAAAGAGGTGCCGAATGTTCATTCCGGCATGAGATGCCCGAAACAGGAGAGCTATCCCATCAAAACATAAGAGATCGTTATTATAG TGTAAATGATCCAGTCGCGATGAAGTTACTCAGAAAAGCTGGTGAGATGGGCACTTTGGAACCACCAGAGGATGAAAGCATCAAAACACTTTACGTCGGTGGACTTAACTCAAGAATCTTTGAGCAGGACATACATGACCACTTCTACGCTTATGGAGAAATGGAATCTATCAGAGTCATGGCCGAGGATGGCAAATATGATCAAAGTGGTTCAAACCAACAGCAACAGGGCAGTATCGCTCATACTGGATTAATATCTCAGCAGCAGAATCAACACTCACAAATGCAGCAGTACTATATGCAGCCACCACCACCTAACGAATACAGTCATTACCCATCAATGGACACGCAGAGAATGGGTGCAGCCTTTTCAACCCAAGAGAGTGATGGTTCAAGCACCAGTGAGAACAACAGAGCTTATTCTTCTTACTCTTACCCGATGCCACCACACCAGCCGTACCCCACACCACCAccatatatagatatatatatatatatatga
- the CIPK2 gene encoding CBL-interacting protein kinase 2 (CBL-interacting protein kinase 2 (CIPK2); FUNCTIONS IN: protein serine/threonine kinase activity, protein kinase activity, kinase activity, ATP binding; INVOLVED IN: signal transduction, protein amino acid phosphorylation; LOCATED IN: cellular_component unknown; EXPRESSED IN: stem, leaf whorl, root, flower; EXPRESSED DURING: petal differentiation and expansion stage; CONTAINS InterPro DOMAIN/s: Protein kinase, ATP binding site (InterPro:IPR017441), Serine/threonine-protein kinase domain (InterPro:IPR002290), NAF/FISL domain (InterPro:IPR018451), Serine/threonine-protein kinase-like domain (InterPro:IPR017442), Protein kinase-like domain (InterPro:IPR011009), Serine/threonine-protein kinase, active site (InterPro:IPR008271), NAF domain (InterPro:IPR004041), CBL-interacting protein kinase (InterPro:IPR020660), Protein kinase, catalytic domain (InterPro:IPR000719), Calcium/calmodulin-dependent protein kinase-like (InterPro:IPR020636); BEST Arabidopsis thaliana protein match is: SOS3-interacting protein 1 (TAIR:AT5G58380.1); Has 1807 Blast hits to 1807 proteins in 277 species: Archae - 0; Bacteria - 0; Metazoa - 736; Fungi - 347; Plants - 385; Viruses - 0; Other Eukaryotes - 339 (source: NCBI BLink).) gives MENKPSVLTERYEVGRLLGQGTFAKVYFGRSNHTNESVAIKMIDKDKVMRVGLSQQIKREISVMRIAKHPNVVELYEVMATKSRIYFVIEYCKGGELFNKVAKGKLKEDVAWKYFYQLISAVDFCHSRGVYHRDIKPENLLLDDNDNLKVSDFGLSALADCKRQDGLLHTTCGTPAYVAPEVINRKGYEGTKADIWSCGVVLFVLLAGYLPFHDTNLMEMYRKIGKADFKCPSWFAPEVKRLLCKMLDPNHETRITIAKIKESSWFRKGLHLKQKKMEKMEKQQVREATNPMEAGGSGQNENGENHEPPRLATLNAFDIIALSTGFGLAGLFGDVYDKRESRFASQKPASEIISKLVEVAKCLKLKIRKQGAGLFKLERVKEGKNGILTMDAEIFQVTPTFHLVEVKKCNGDTMEYQKLVEEDLRPALADIVWVWQGEKEKEEQLLQDEQGEQEPS, from the coding sequence CAACGAGAGTGTAGCTATCAAGATGATTGACAAGGACAAAGTTATGAGAGTCGGGCTTAGCCAGCAAATCAAGCGAGAGATCTCTGTAATGAGGATCGCTAAACACCCGAATGTCGTTGAGTTATACGAGGTTATGGCTACAAAGTCAAGGATTTACTTTGTTATTGAGTATTGTAAAGGTGGTGAGCTTTTCAACAAGGTTGCAAAAGGAAAACTTAAAGAAGATGTTGCTTGGAAGTATTTTTATCAGCTTATTAGTGCGGTTGATTTTTGTCACAGCCGCGGAGTTTATCACCGCGACATTAAGCCGGAAAATCTTTTGTTGGATGACAATGATAATCTTAAGGTatctgattttggtttaagtGCGCTTGCTGATTGCAAGCGGCAAGATGGTCTTCTACATACAACTTGTGGTACACCTGCTTATGTTGCGCCCGAGGTTATTAACCGAAAAGGATACGAGGGTACGAAAGCGGATATTTGGTCTTGtggtgttgttttgtttgttcttttggcTGGTTATCTTCCTTTCCATGACACTAATCTTATGGAGATGTATAGGAAGATAGGTAAAGCAGACTTCAAGTGTCCCAGCTGGTTTGCTCCTGAGGTAAAGAGACTATTGTGTAAGATGTTGGACCCTAACCATGAGACTAGAATCACTATTGCAAAAATCAAGGAGAGTTCTTGGTTCAGAAAGGGTTTGCAtttgaagcaaaaaaagatggaaaagaTGGAGAAACAACAAGTCAGAGAGGCTACTAATCCCATGGAAGCTGGAGGTTCAGGCCAAAATGAAAACGGAGAAAACCACGAGCCGCCTCGACTTGCTACCTTGAATGCTTTCGATATCATCGCCTTGTCTACGGGGTTTGGTCTGGCAGGACTTTTTGGGGATGTATATGACAAGCGAGAATCTAGGTTCGCGTCGCAAAAACCTGCTTCAGAGATCATTTCTAAGCTAGTAGAGGTTGCCAAGTGCCTGAAGCTGAAGATAAGAAAGCAAGGCGCAGGCTTGTTCAAACTGGAAAGAGTAAAGGAAGGAAAAAACGGAATTTTGACGATGGATGCAGAGATATTCCAAGTGACGCCGACGTTTCACCTGGTGGAAGTGAAGAAATGTAATGGAGATACAATGGAGTATCAGAAGTTAGTGGAGGAGGATCTTAGGCCTGCTTTGGCAGATATTGTTTGGGTTTGGCAAGgcgagaaggagaaagaggagCAGTTACTGCAGGATGAACAAGGAGAGCAAGAACCATCATAG